The DNA region GTTAAAGAATTAAAATTGCCGCAAGGGAAATATGCCTTGTTTGGCAGTGCTCCGATGTGCATCCGAGGTTGGAAGGATTGCAGCCATGACCTTGATATTATCGTAACCGAGGATGTTTGGAACGAATATCTTGATAAAGAAGGATGGGAAGCAAGGAAGATGCATCACGGAAGCGAGTATCTATGGCACAATGACATCGAATTGTGGAAAGATTGGAAACCCGGCAAATGGAACATTGAAGAGTTGATTAGAGAAGCCGAAATTATTGAAGAACTGCCATTTATAAGATTAGAAAGAGTAGTTGAGTGGAAGAAATTAAATGCAAGAGAAAAAGATTTAAAAGACATTGAAATTATTAAGAAATCCTTACGGGGCAGGCAATAAGCAACAGAGGTGTTATGGATGAGAGAGTGTAAGAAATAAAAAATCAGCCTACCTGGAAAGATAGGCTGATTAAGATACTCTCCTCAAGTCAATTACGGCGAAAGAAATGTATTAACAGGATTAACGGTAAAGAAAATGGCCAAGATATTACGATAAAAAACGCATCCCATAGGTATTCAGCGCTTTGGAGTTCGCCATATTTATCTTTGGTGCAACAGATCCATTCTCCAATGAGTTTTTTAAGTCCTATAAGGACTACAAAAGTTATAAGCACGCCAACCCAAAAAACCATTAAAATCGTATTAGAATTCATAAATTATTTCCTCTCTTAATTGGTTTAGAGAATAATACATGTAAAAGATCGACCGAACTAATAAAAGTATATCATAAGAGTGTATAGTTTGTCAATAGCAAATTACATTTAACGTTTTAAACAACAAAAGTGTCATATGAAGTATAAGAATGGTAAAATAATCTTATGGAGAATCAAAATCAATATCTTCATGAAGTAGCGATTACCGCCATTGTAGTAAAAGATGGAAAATATTTGATTACAAGACGATCACTGAACAAAAAGCGATTTCCGGGAATGTGGACGGTGCCGGGCGGGAAAATGGAAACGAGCGATTATCTAAAATTACCGAAAGACACCGAGCACTATTGGTACAATGTGCTGGAACGAACGCTGCGCCGCGAGATCAAAGAGGAAGTCGGCATTGATATAGATAATATTGAGTATGTGACGAGTCTGGCAACGGTTCATGCTGACGGCAGTCCGTCATTAGTAATTTCTTGCGTGGCGGATTACGTCTCTGGTAAAATTAAACTTCAAGCCGAAGAAAATGATCAGTTTGCCTGGGTTAATTTAGAAGAAGCAAAAGGTTATCAGCTTCTCGACGGAATTTATGATGAATTGGTAATGGTTGAAAATAAAAGAAAAGGCAAGAAAACCGAATGGCAAAGATTCAATTAATTTCTGCGGATAGTTATTGAAGATCAAAAAGTGTAATGAAAAATAATAATAAAAGCCGTAAAATAAAAATAGAAGTTGGTTGTGGAAGAAAATTTCGAAAGGGATATTTACATTGTGATATAAGGAAATTACCTTATATTGATTATGTGTGTGCCGCAGATAAACTACCTTTTAAAAATGGTGCCGTCGATGAAATTTATTCACGACATTTAATTGAACATTTTAGCTTAATTGAGGTAATTAAAGTTTTGGAGGAGTGGAACAGAGTTTTAAAAATAAAAGGGAAGATATATATTATTTGTCCTAATTTATTGTGGCATTTAAGGCAAATTCTAAAAGGTTCACATAAATCTTTTTATATTAAAAAAAGAGGGGAAAATAACAGATATTGGGGTTTCGGCAGTTTGTTTGGATGGCAACAAGATGATTATGATGTTCATAAATTTGGCTACTATTTTACTCTCTTAAAAGATTTATTAGAGGAATGTGGTTTTGGTAAGGTTAAAAACTATACAAATAAACCCGATAGTTTAGAAAAAGCGTCTTGGCATTTGGAAGTCGAGGCAGAAAAGATAAAATCTCCCAAAAAAAACAATAAATTTAAAAATGTATTTAATATAAAACATTGAGTTATAAATAAATAAGATGTCACGGGATGTAGGAATAATAAATTTATGATTGGATTAAAAAGAGGAATTGTAAAACTTATGCGGTACAATCCCAAAATATATGAAAGCGATTATTTTAGCGGCCGATGAGGGGATAAGGATGCGGCCTTTAATCTAAAGACGCCAAAGCAGCTTTTAAAAGTTAAAAGATATTAAAAAAGCGGAGAAATTTCTGAACAAATATGGAAAATAAAAAACCAATAATAGTAGCCGTAAGCGGCGGATTTGACCCAGTTCATATCGGCCATATCCGGATGTTTAAAGAAGCCAAGAAACTTGGCGATAAACTGGCAGTGATTTTGAATAATGATAATTGGCTTTTAAAGAAAAAGGGTTTTGTTTTTATGCCGCAAAAAGAACGCGCCGAGATAATCAAAAATATCAAATGGGTTGATAATGTAATATTTACCGGACATAAATCAAATCCGAAAGATATGAGCGTTTGCGCTGAATTGCAAAAGCTCCGTCCGGATATTTTTGCAAACGGCGGTGACAGAAAATTAGATAACATTCCGGAAGTTGAAATTTGCCGGAAGATAGGCTGTAAAATGATTTTTAATGTCGGCCATGGCGGCAAAGTGCAATCTAGTTCTTGGCTCTTAAAAAAGTTAAAAAAATTTGACTAAAAAATCAGTTGTGCTATTATGAATTATAATAAATAATAAAAAAATAATATAAAATTATGATTAGATTGGATAAAACGGCTAAAAATATCTTAAAAAACGTTTCAACTCGCGGCCGGGAAGTTTTAGCGCGGCGTTTTGGCATTGGCAGTTATAAAAATAAAGAAACATTGGAAGCTATCGGCCAAGACCATAAAATTACTCGGGAAAGAGTGCGCCAGATTGAAGCGGCCGCTCTTGGCCGCCTTCGCCATAATTGTCAGAATGAAATAGCGGAAATTTCCTTTTATTTGAATGAAGAATTGAATAAGAAAGGAGGATTGGCGCGGGAAGAGGAATTTTTCAAAACAGCTATTTCAAATTACGGCGGGCCTAACCATTTTTCTTTTTTTCTTTCTTTGGACGATAAATTCACAAGATTAGGCGAAAATGATGAATTTTTTCTGCGGTGGACCAATAATCGCCGTCTTGCCGATAAAATAGAAACAGCTTTGACGGCTTTGCGGCAAGAATTATTTTTAGATAATCTTTTATCCGAAAAAGAAATACTCGCGAAATTCACCCGCCATCTTAAGGAAATTCCGGAAGAATATTTTCCCGGCGGCTTTTCTCAAAAATTGCTTCCGTCTTTCTTGGCTGTTTCTAAAAAAATCAAGCGCAATTATCTGGGAGAATGGGGTTTGGCTGACTCGCCGCAAATTTCTCCCCGCGGCATGAAAGATATGGCTTATATGATTTTAAGGAAGAACGGCGAGCCGATGCATTTTAAAAAAATTGCCGCGGAAATTGAATCATTGCTGAAAAAACCGGCTCATGTCCAGACGGTGCATAATGAGTTGATTAAAAATAACCGTTTTGTCTTAGTGGGAAGAGGCCTTTACGCTTTAACCAGTATGGGATACAAAAGCGGAGTTGTTTCGGATGTGATAAAGCAAATTTTAAAAGAACGCGGCCCTTTGGCAAAAGAAGAAATTATCAAAGAAGTTCTTAAACAGCGCCGCGTCAAAAGCGGGACGATCGCGATCAATCTTCAAAATAAAGAATTTTTCAAAAAGACCGCGGAAGAAAATTACATATTAGTCTGATTAGCCTAAAAATTAGTTTTGCCAGGAGATTTTTAACAAGATATAATATAGCAATGGAAGCGTTAGAAATTTTTAGCGGCGGTTTTGCGGTTCAAATTTTAAAGACCTTTCAAGGGCTTTGGTATATTTGGCTGCCGGCCGCTCTTTTTTTTATTAGTTGGGAAATCTGGATAATATATATTCAAATTTATTTTGTTACCAATATCTCCTGGATGCTCTTGGAAGTTAAAGTGCCTCATAATGTTTTTAAAAGTCCCCGGGCAATGGAGCTTGTTTTTAACGCTCTCCATAATACTTATGAAGGAAATCGTTTGGAAAAATATTGGAAAGGATTCGTAAAAGGATGGCTTTCTTTTGAAATCGCCAGTTTGGGAGGAAAAATCAGCTTTTTTGTCCGTGTCCCTAAATTTATGAAAAATTTAGTGGAAGCCCAAATTTACGCCCAGT from Candidatus Niyogibacteria bacterium includes:
- a CDS encoding NUDIX domain-containing protein; the encoded protein is MENQNQYLHEVAITAIVVKDGKYLITRRSLNKKRFPGMWTVPGGKMETSDYLKLPKDTEHYWYNVLERTLRREIKEEVGIDIDNIEYVTSLATVHADGSPSLVISCVADYVSGKIKLQAEENDQFAWVNLEEAKGYQLLDGIYDELVMVENKRKGKKTEWQRFN
- a CDS encoding methyltransferase domain-containing protein, which translates into the protein MKNNNKSRKIKIEVGCGRKFRKGYLHCDIRKLPYIDYVCAADKLPFKNGAVDEIYSRHLIEHFSLIEVIKVLEEWNRVLKIKGKIYIICPNLLWHLRQILKGSHKSFYIKKRGENNRYWGFGSLFGWQQDDYDVHKFGYYFTLLKDLLEECGFGKVKNYTNKPDSLEKASWHLEVEAEKIKSPKKNNKFKNVFNIKH
- a CDS encoding adenylyltransferase/cytidyltransferase family protein, which encodes MENKKPIIVAVSGGFDPVHIGHIRMFKEAKKLGDKLAVILNNDNWLLKKKGFVFMPQKERAEIIKNIKWVDNVIFTGHKSNPKDMSVCAELQKLRPDIFANGGDRKLDNIPEVEICRKIGCKMIFNVGHGGKVQSSSWLLKKLKKFD